In Heyndrickxia vini, the sequence CTTGGGTTAACCAATCGATATGCACGACGAAAACTCTTTGAAAAGCACTTTGAGGTGAAATTCCTATCCCTGCTGTTATTGCAAAACTAACACCAAGTGACACCATATAAATACCAATAATGTAAACAATCCAACGTTTTACTAGGCTACTTTTATCTGTCTTTAAACCGCTTTCATTTTGCATAAACATCCTCCTATTACCCTAAGAAATTTTGTAAGTGTAAATCAATCATTTACTATCTTGGGTGGAACATTTTGCATCTGTTAACTATGGAAACTAATCGTTTCTATAAAACTAAGTAACAAAATGAAGTTGCTATCTTCCATCATTATAAAATGTTAGTGAACTAGCTGACTATCCCAAAAGTCGTATACTTCGAAATAAGCGAATAACTTTGGAGATGATTCTGATAATGATGGAACATTATAAGTGTGGACCTCACAGTCCAGTTACTCTTCCATAAAACGAAAACGGTGTAGTGAGATAAATAGACTTAATAATTTATTAACGACAGGTTCCCCTTCATTATGATTTCCCATCGTTTCTAACGTTGCATCAATCGCGTCTGCACTGGCTGTCAATTCATCTACTGTCATATTTGCCATTACTCCATAGATTTCCAAAGGCATGACACTTTTGTTTTCTAAGTTATCTGTAACAATACAAGCACCTGAATATTTATCTACTTCTTTCGCACAGTAACACATTTCTTCACTATTTTGACCAACTACGACAAAATATGGTGTTGGTGCCGGCCATGTAGTCCCAACAGCACCATGATCAACATAGACGCCTTTAAATAATCCGTTCACAACATGTCTCTTACCATTTGCATATCGTTGAATGACGGATAATCTACTATAAGACTTTCCTTCATATTCTGGAATGACCACACCATCTTTGAATGGTACCCAAATTTCTTGGTAGAAGTTTGCATGTCCTCTGCCATACACATCAAATAAATATACTTTTGCTCGTGTGCCGTCTTCCGATATTTCTAATGGTTCAATATCTAACTGTTCCGGTGTTAAGTCATCTAAACCTCTGACTGCTTCTGTACACATGCCTGAATAGTCATTATCCGCATTTTTTAGTAACCTTTTATCTTTTGCAATTAAATCCCCATCTTTAAATACGTAAAGTGGATTAATATTTGATAAACTGTCTGTTAATACAATGTCTGCATAACGCCCTGGTGTTAAGGATCCGATTTCATGATCCATATGAAATGATTTTGCAGTATTATAGGATGCCATTTTAATAGCTTTAATCGGGTTGATGCCCATCTCAACACAATAGGAAATAATCCAATCCATATGCCCCATTTTAAGAAGTCTTTCCACTGAAATATTATCTGTACAGAGCATAAAATTGTCTGTTGGAAATTTACGGTCGACAATCGCACGTAATAACGTTTTAATAACTTCACTACTGCCTACGCCAAATTTTATTTGTGTTGGGAAACCATAACGAATACTTTTTTCAATATCCTTTTCATTCCATACATCATGATTATTAGATACACCCACAGCAGGTAAATAATTTAGCATCATATCGGAAAGTGCGGTTAACCCCCAATGTCCATCAATAAATACACCTTTTTCTCTTGCCCATGCTAATTTTTGAAAATCCTCTATATCACCTTTACTATATTTAAAATGATCTAATTCACCAAGTCCAATGACTGGGGCCATTTCCAATACTGCTTTTGTAACGTCAGGGTCTGTTTTCTTTCCGGGTGCCAATGCAAACAAGCGATATGGTAGTTTTTCATAGCCTTCAAAAAGTTCTGTTGCTGCTTTGATGCCATCTTCTTTTGCCGCGCTAAGAAGATCGAGACATTCTGCAAAAATAGTTGTGGTACCATTTGGAACCATCGCTTCAGCTAATGCTGTAGGGTGGGCTAATTGTGATTCAAAATGTAGATGTGCATCTATTAATCCCGGAATTGCATATAATCCCTGCCCATCGAAGACATCCTTTACTTGAATAATAGATTCATCTGGATTGAGTGCAATAATTCTTTTGTCATAAATAAGCAAAGACCCCTCATACACAGTTTCTCCATGCACGTCTAAAATGTTTAAATTCTTCATGAGTAAGTCTGCTTCTGCTTTTCCTTCGAGGATACGAAAAATAGTTTGAACTTTTTCTAATTGATTAGTTGTTTCTTGCATGTGAAATCTTCCCTTCTAGACGAAATTTTTATAAGTAAACGTTTTAAACTATTTGGTTAATCGATTAACTAAATTTTAAAAAATAAAGGATATTACCATTTGCAGTTAGTCTTCAAAAGAAGTTAATCGATTAACCATTATACGTGTAACCCCTTACAAGTTTGAAAAGGGGGTGATTCAGCCTGATTTATTTTAAAAGAAATCAGGCAGATTCACGTTCTACAATAAATGGCTCCACTACGGTAACATCCTCAAATTTTTTATTCGAAATTTGATTCAAAATAATTTCCGCACTCTTTTGTCCCAACACCCAGTTTTGTAAATCGACGCATGTGAGTTCCGGTGTTGAGATTTCCGAAATAAGTGAATTACCTAGACTAAGCACGGAAATATCCCCAGGTATTTGTATATTGGACTTGGCAAATGCTTTCGTTAAGTAGACCGCGCTTTTCTCATCAAGCACAAACACGCCATTAATCTGATGTTCAATAAGTTTGGGTACAAAATCCTTGATAACATTTTTGTCATCAGGTATTTCTATTAACATTGGCTCCTGACCACTATTTGTTGCTTGCCTATACCCATCTAAAAAGTATTTCAGCAAATGCTTCGGTAAAGGCTTATGCATAAAAGCAATGTTTTCCTTCTTCTTTTTAATCAGATGTTCTGTACCGATTTTGCTCGCTTTTACTAAGTCAGGATATAAAAGTGGAAAACCTTCATAAGGTATACATCTATTCGCATACACGACTGGAATCTTCCAACCTAAAACATCCTCTTTAATTTTCTCTTTAAAAGATGTATCCGGAAATAATCCAATAAAAATAATACCAGCCACCATATTCTCTCTCATGAGATTTAGAATATCATCTTCACTTAAATGAAGATTATCCACTTCATAGATAAAAATATTGTATTGATGTTCAGCCAATGTCTGACTGATCCCAGAAGTAATCTCCGAATAATACAGATGATTCAATTTAGGTAAAATCACCGCAACATTGGAAGTCACTTGTTGTTTTAATGATTTGGCGATGACATTAGGAACATAGCCTAATTCCTTAATCGCCGCTTCAATTCTGTCTTCCGTTTCCTTTTTTACGACAATATTGGAATTGAGATATCTAGAAACAGTACATGTACTTACCTTTGCATGCTTAGCGATATCCTTTAAAGTAGCCATTTTATTTCTCTCCTATTTCATAAAACACATTTAGTTAATCGATTAACCTCTAACTAAAATTAGCATAACACAAAATTCCCAAATTGCAATATTATTTTTTAAATAAAATTTATATTCTGATAAATCAAAGGGCGAAAACGTATAGCTGTTTAAGATAAAAGCAACAGCTATACATCTTTCATGGTCTGTTAGATTGATTGAATTATCAAAAGAAGTATATGTTGTTGCCGCAGACAGCACCAAATTTGGCAAAGATGTAACAATTGGTATTGCTCCCCTTGAAAAAATTGACCACATCATTACAGATGGCAACATAAAAAAAGATTTTATAAATAAATTTAAAAAAACAACTACAAACTTAATTGTTTCGGAATAGGAGATAGACCTATCATTTAATGATTTTTCGCCCTTTGAAAAGAATTTCATTTCACCATAAAGGTGATTTTTCCATCTTAACAAAACAGCCCCTTTGGTGGGTGCTGTTATTTTTAATCAAGAACCTTACTTATGATACGGTTCAACACAATGTATCTTTGTGAGGTTTAAAAAGGTGCCCCAAAAGTAAGAATTTAGGGCACCTACTATTTTTTATAACTTATTATCTAAACTTGCAAACACTTTGTGAATTTCATTATATAGATGTTTCCAACTTTCGGATGTACTTGCAAGTTCACTTAAACTATTCATGTAAAGTTTAATAATAAACCTTCCAAGCTTACTGCTAGGAGTGGTCTCCAGCGTATCCATGATCTGCTGCAATCTTTCATTCATAACTTTGACAGTTTCCACTTCAAATTCATCATTAGAATAATCATATGTCGCATGTCCATACGCATCTTTAAGATCAAAAGGTGCAGTTAATATATATACAATGGAAGAAACAATTGGTTCAACAAATTGTGGCTCGCTTTCCATGATTTCCGGTGAAACTTGGTTTAACACAACCGTTTCTAAGTTGTTGATTACTTCTGACATTTAATTGCACCCCAGTTTTTTTGAACTTTGTTTTCTAGGTTAAATAACCACTCATTGTAAAAAAATGCTTTAACATTCTTTAGTTTTCATCATGATTATATAAAAAACTACGCGACTTTTATACTATTTTAAAAAAATAATTTCAGCTGGGGATGGTTCTGCAGTTTTAAGTTAGCATATAATTCAAGGTCAAATCAAAAAAAACACCCTTCCCTACAACTAAAACAAAAACGGGAGCTTCCTCCAAAAATCTCCCTCTTATCTAGATTGTTATTGTCCCTTTTATATATTCAGGAAGAATCAATCCTCCATCAATATATTCTTTAAGAGAAAACACCATCGGTTTACTATTTTCGCCAACTCCAATGATTACGCTTAAATCCTCAGGCGAATATACAACGGTATGCAACGTACCAAAGTACTCTTTATAATGTTTAAAAAATAATGGGGAATTTCCATCATTAAAATGATGATAAGCAGACATAGGAGATAGACCCTCGGTTATTAGAGATTTTACATACTCCTTTCGTTTTATCGACTCATATACCTGTGTCCTGTTTTTATTCTTTAAAGTTTCTGATTCAAAATGGTTTGTGCAAATTAGAGGATTTGTAAAATTTTCTACCTGCTGTTGTGGAGAAGCTTCTATGAGGACACTTTTTCCACTTTGGTCTGTGATGGAATAATTGTAGCAATAGCCATGGGGGATATTGGTGATAAAGGTTATTGCCTCTCCAATATTCGAGCACTGTTCGAGTAGCATTCTGACAATAGTAGTCGCAATAAATCCCTCTTCACTATGTTTATTATTTACAAAATGCAACCCTACAACAAGGCCTCTTTCATTCATTCCATCAAGTCTCCCGATTACTTGCTGACTAAAGCCTACACTAGCATAGCCATCTATTGGATTCATAAATACAATTCTTGCATCATACATTTCCGGACTAAAATCATAATTACGAACATAATAGCCATCATTTACTAATGTAGTACAACCCATTTCGGGAAACACTACATCATATCCACTAAAAAGTTTAATAGTCGAATCTAATTCCATACCCAATCCCACAGCCATACCTTTTAGTTCTTGAAATAAATTCGGTGAAACATCCTTTATTAATTCCTTCGCCTTTTGTGTATTAGAATTCTTTGTCAATTCATTCATTTGATCAAGATGGTTTGAGATTGGCAATGACATTAGTTCCTTCCCCAGTTCCAAGCCAATTTGATAATAGTCCCCTTTTAAATCTACTACTCTAACAATCAACTCTTCGTTTAGATCCATTTTACATATCTCCCCTCTTACTCATTTGAGTGACTGGCATTATTAAATTGATATCCGTGAAATCATCTCCACGATACCATTCTAGTACGGAACCTGTTGGAATCCATTTATTATCGTTTGCATAGGTTATTAATTTTTGATAGCCTTTTTGAATTTCCGTTATCGGTTCATGGAAGGGTAAAGCAATACAAATACACGAAGCCATTTGTTCGATTATACCTATTTCAGTTAGTCTGCTTGTTTGAATGGCAGATGGTACACCAAAACCAATTTGTGCTTTGATCAAATCTTTTCCGGATAGATATTTTAAATAACAACTTTTAATCGGAATGTTTAATTTCTCAAGTTCTTTACCTCTTTTAATAAAATATTCTCCAAACTTTCCGGTTTTAGATTCTGCTAAGAACCATACAATCGTTTCCGCAGTTTTTTCAATTAGATAAAATTGATTATTGGCTGAATCGCTTTCTAAATATCGTAAACTTACATTCAAGATATCTAACCTTGCCTTTATCATTTGGATCCAACTATCCATCATTTTCTGCCGAATTTTATCATCATCTTCCTTTAAATACATTTGAATATCCTTAATCGGTACATCAGCCAACCGCAAACTGGAGATCAACTTAATCTTTTCCACTTGATCATCCGAATAAACTCGATAGCCACTGGAGTTTCTTTCTACAGAATGTAGTAAATTTATTGACTCATAATATCTTAATGCACTTTTGGAGACACCCGTTCTTTCTGAGAAATCTTGTATTGTCATGAACTTACTCAACTATTACACCTCCTATACTCAATGTTACAGCTTAAAGCTACTTTAAGGTCAAGAGGAATTTCAAAAAAAAGCTTGCTACTCAGCAAGCCACTTCATTACCTTTTATGAGGTTAAAATTAACCTCACTTACTTATGATACGGTTCACCGTAGTTATTTAAGAGGCAAAAATTAAGGCATTGGAATACATTTAATTTATCCAATGCCTTATAAGTATTATATTGTCTACACCAATGATTTGATAGTAATAACTAATTACTTCATGCAATTTCTAAGGTAAAAATCTGTAATCTCCTTAACAATTTGTGCTATAAGTGCAGTATATCATGGAATTAGGGAATCTGAGGTTAACAACATTAACAGAAATTTACCGTTTTTCATGAGATAGCGTTACCAAAATGTTAGCAGTTTCAAGAAGATAGTCTGTTATCATTATTCACGTACCCCACATGTGGCGAGTAGACAGTGACAACAAAAATAAATTATTACGTGTCCCAAGGAATAGTGTTTGCTCAAAATAAAATATTGTCACCATATCGAACTTTAATTTGATTCTACTAAATAGTACTTTTCCAAAATCTCTAAAAACCCTGTTTTATTTCTTAATGATTTCAAATTATTATGATTTTTCAATAAAACAAGCAATTTCTTTCTATCATAATAACAATCAAAAAATGAAGGTTTAATTTTATCACTATTATTTAATTCTTTCAATTTTTGCATGCCTTCTTGGGAAAAATTAGCACTAGTAATATAACAACCTTTTATTTTCGACTTATCATACTCGGAGTTTTTTTCGTAATATGCTTTGGCAATTGGATATGTCTTACCAAAAAACCAACGTATAGAATTTGGTGTACTGGTATCTCCTAAATTAATTATAGTGGAATTTTTTAATCCCTTTAATTCAATAATTACAATTTCATCTTCATTGTTA encodes:
- a CDS encoding amidohydrolase family protein, whose amino-acid sequence is MQETTNQLEKVQTIFRILEGKAEADLLMKNLNILDVHGETVYEGSLLIYDKRIIALNPDESIIQVKDVFDGQGLYAIPGLIDAHLHFESQLAHPTALAEAMVPNGTTTIFAECLDLLSAAKEDGIKAATELFEGYEKLPYRLFALAPGKKTDPDVTKAVLEMAPVIGLGELDHFKYSKGDIEDFQKLAWAREKGVFIDGHWGLTALSDMMLNYLPAVGVSNNHDVWNEKDIEKSIRYGFPTQIKFGVGSSEVIKTLLRAIVDRKFPTDNFMLCTDNISVERLLKMGHMDWIISYCVEMGINPIKAIKMASYNTAKSFHMDHEIGSLTPGRYADIVLTDSLSNINPLYVFKDGDLIAKDKRLLKNADNDYSGMCTEAVRGLDDLTPEQLDIEPLEISEDGTRAKVYLFDVYGRGHANFYQEIWVPFKDGVVIPEYEGKSYSRLSVIQRYANGKRHVVNGLFKGVYVDHGAVGTTWPAPTPYFVVVGQNSEEMCYCAKEVDKYSGACIVTDNLENKSVMPLEIYGVMANMTVDELTASADAIDATLETMGNHNEGEPVVNKLLSLFISLHRFRFMEE
- a CDS encoding LacI family DNA-binding transcriptional regulator encodes the protein MATLKDIAKHAKVSTCTVSRYLNSNIVVKKETEDRIEAAIKELGYVPNVIAKSLKQQVTSNVAVILPKLNHLYYSEITSGISQTLAEHQYNIFIYEVDNLHLSEDDILNLMRENMVAGIIFIGLFPDTSFKEKIKEDVLGWKIPVVYANRCIPYEGFPLLYPDLVKASKIGTEHLIKKKKENIAFMHKPLPKHLLKYFLDGYRQATNSGQEPMLIEIPDDKNVIKDFVPKLIEHQINGVFVLDEKSAVYLTKAFAKSNIQIPGDISVLSLGNSLISEISTPELTCVDLQNWVLGQKSAEIILNQISNKKFEDVTVVEPFIVERESA
- a CDS encoding C45 family autoproteolytic acyltransferase/hydolase is translated as MDLNEELIVRVVDLKGDYYQIGLELGKELMSLPISNHLDQMNELTKNSNTQKAKELIKDVSPNLFQELKGMAVGLGMELDSTIKLFSGYDVVFPEMGCTTLVNDGYYVRNYDFSPEMYDARIVFMNPIDGYASVGFSQQVIGRLDGMNERGLVVGLHFVNNKHSEEGFIATTIVRMLLEQCSNIGEAITFITNIPHGYCYNYSITDQSGKSVLIEASPQQQVENFTNPLICTNHFESETLKNKNRTQVYESIKRKEYVKSLITEGLSPMSAYHHFNDGNSPLFFKHYKEYFGTLHTVVYSPEDLSVIIGVGENSKPMVFSLKEYIDGGLILPEYIKGTITI
- a CDS encoding MerR family transcriptional regulator, whose translation is MSKFMTIQDFSERTGVSKSALRYYESINLLHSVERNSSGYRVYSDDQVEKIKLISSLRLADVPIKDIQMYLKEDDDKIRQKMMDSWIQMIKARLDILNVSLRYLESDSANNQFYLIEKTAETIVWFLAESKTGKFGEYFIKRGKELEKLNIPIKSCYLKYLSGKDLIKAQIGFGVPSAIQTSRLTEIGIIEQMASCICIALPFHEPITEIQKGYQKLITYANDNKWIPTGSVLEWYRGDDFTDINLIMPVTQMSKRGDM